GAATTTGTGAACCGCTTAAATATGGCTTTCCGAATCCACCGCGTTTCGATCCATCCAATTGGATCATCTTTTTTGTTAATCTATTCCCTCTGAATTCAATGGAGTAAAAATATATTCCCGCAGCACCAGCGCCATACCAATCAATTGTATAATTTCCGCCGGACAAAAATTGTTCAAATGATTCGATTTCCTGTCCCAGAGCATCATGAACAAAAAATTTCACATAGTCAGAAGAGGTAAGCGAAAAGGAGATTTTCGTTGAAGGATTGAACGGATTTGGATAGTTCTGTGAAAGCGAAAAATCCTCTGGAGTTAAATTAGATTCAGAGCCAACATTTGTGAGTGTGTACGACCAATTACCGAAGCCATTCGTATAGATTGAATCTGTTTTGCTCGGAATATTTTTAATGAAAATTTTAACGACAGCAGAATCGAGCGGATCATTAGTAAACTTATCTTTAACAATACCAGTCAAGTAATATGTTTGTCCAGCTAGAAAGCCATTATACAGAAGAATAGAACAAAGTGTTGGTAGAAATTTTATCATCGCTTTCATTACTTGCAATATAAATCCATTGTTCAAAACTTGAAAACAAAAATTCAATATTGGATAATTAAAGCTGCGAGAATACAAACTCATAGTCACAATCATCAAGTAGTGAAATTAACACATTATTTTAATTAAATAATAAAATATTTTATATTTCGAATAGATGAAAATGATTAAAGCATAGAAAGTTTGATTTGGATTTCTTTCAAAACCTCCGCAAGCAATTACGACTTTATCGTTTCAAGATCAATCGGCTTCTTTCAGTAATTCCTTTCTCACAAGATTCTTATCTTTTGATTTTAGGTGGCATTACAGGAGTACTGTGTGGCATCGGAGCAATTATTTTTCACTATTCCATTGACTGATCAAAGAGATATTTTTTGATCTCCCAGGAAAATTTTTCGGCAGAGAATCTCTAATTGGCGGCAGCGAATGGTTAAACTATGGAATACTAATTTTAATCCCAGCAATAGGTGGATTACTTGTCGGTATGATCGCTAAACAATTTGAAAAATCTCCTCCAATCGAAGGAATTCCGAGTGTAATTGATTCTGTAGCGACTAAAGGTGGGATAATAAAGGGAAGAGTTGCAGTTCTTAAAACAATCCTAAATGCATTAAGCATCGGTACTGGCGGTGCCGGAGGAAAGGAAGGGCCGATTGTTCAAATTGGTGCATCGATTGGATCAGCTTTTGGACAATATTTATCTTCATCACCGGAACGTTTAAAAATTTTAGTCGGCTGCGGAGCTGCAGCCGGATTATCCGCCGCGTTTAATACACCACTTGGCGGTGCGTTATTCGCAACTGAAATAATTATGAGAACGTTCAATGCAAAAACATTCAGTCCGATTATTATTGCATCAGTTTTTGGAACCGTGCTCTCTAGAAGTTTTATAGGAGCGGAACCTGCTTTACGTGTTCCGGATTATGCCTTATCATCTAACTACGAATTTTTGTTCTATACCGCATTAGGAATTTTAGCAGGTTTCGCATCAATTTATTTCATTAAAACTTTTTTCTTCATCGAGGAAAAATTTATAAAATTGAGAAAAACTCCAAGCTATTTGAAG
The genomic region above belongs to Ignavibacteria bacterium and contains:
- a CDS encoding chloride channel protein, whose amino-acid sequence is MIAKQFEKSPPIEGIPSVIDSVATKGGIIKGRVAVLKTILNALSIGTGGAGGKEGPIVQIGASIGSAFGQYLSSSPERLKILVGCGAAAGLSAAFNTPLGGALFATEIIMRTFNAKTFSPIIIASVFGTVLSRSFIGAEPALRVPDYALSSNYEFLFYTALGILAGFASIYFIKTFFFIEEKFIKLRKTPSYLKPAIGGLFVGIIGLFLPGVYGFSYALIDKSLFNQAPFIILVLLFFFKPIATGFTIGSGGNGGTFAPSLFTGAMLGGAFGQIANYLFPEISAPAGAYALVGMAAVVAGVVHAPLTALIMVFEMTNNYTVILPLMLTIIVSLAVSKSISRGSLYT